In Pseudomonas campi, the sequence CCCAACCACAGGATGTATTGGACAAGGCCGTCGCCGAAGGCGGTGCCTATGAGGTGCTGCACAAGCGCCTGCAGGAGCAAGGCCTGCGCTTGCGCCAGACCACCGAAGCACTGAACGCTCAGCGCTTGCAGGAGTTCGGCAGCAGCCAGATGGAGGTGGTCGGGCGGGTACGCATCCGCACCGAGAACAACTGCACTGCCCGCGATATCGTTCAGGTCGGCGAGAATCTGCTGTTCGGCTACAACGTGTTCCTCGGCCTGAAAAAGGAAACCCGCGTCGAGGATGTGTTCTCCCTGTATCGCCTAAGCGAACAGGACGAAGGCTACGAAGCCGAGAGCGTGGCTCTGGCTGACAGCTTTCTCGGCCAGAGCAGCTTCGTTAACGACTTCAACGAGCTCTACACCTATTACAAGAACACACGCTTGCTGCAACTGCTGGTGCGCGACGGCAAGCTGCTGGCCAGCTTCCAGATCGGCGAGCGGATCAGCGATATCCGGGTGTTCCGCTGGTCGATCTCCGTCGACGGCAAAGAAGTCCGCTATATCGACAACCGCGGTGAGCGCGATATAGCGCTGCCGGCGCCGTTCGATTTCGAATGGCAAAAGACTTCCCGCGAGATGGTGGTCAACGGCCGTCATCCGCATATGAATATCCTCGACACCATCTTCGTCGAGACCATCGGCGGCGACCTCACGGTCAAGGTCGAGAACAACACCGAAGACGGCCTGGGTATCTACCGCGAAGAAGTGCTGGATAAGACCCAGTCCCTGGACGATGCGCAGATCGAGTACGCCAAACTCGGCAGCCTGATCCTGCTGAAAGTGCTGCCGTATCGCGAAGAGCAGTGGCGCTACCTGGTATTCAATAACCTGACGCGCAAGGTCGAGCGTATCGACGCCATCGGCCTGGCCTGCGTGCAGCTGCCGGAAGACCACGGCATCATCTTTCCCGGCGGCTATTACTTGCAGAACGGCGAGTCCAAGGCCTTCGAGCAACCCATGGCCGGCATGCGCTTCAAGCGCGCGGTGCGTTCGCCCAATGGCGAGGACGTGCAGTACATCTTCTACCACCCGGAAGAAGGCCGTTCGGCGCTGTTCACTTACAACATGATCAACCGTCAGCTGCATAACCCGATCTTCGGCCACGGCTACGCGCGCCTGGAAGACGGGCGCATGGTGATCTTCGCCGCCGAAGGCAGCGAGCCAACCCGTATCCACCCGATGCAGATCTGGCAGACGCCGTTCTGCAGCGATGATTTCGCCGCCCGCCAGCCGGTGCGCAGCGGTTTCTTCGGCCGTATCGGCAATGCCGAACTGGTACGCGGCGTCTCCGACCTGCTGGGCCTCAGTCGCGAGATCGAAACCCCGGAAGTCTCGGTGCAGCGCTACACCCAGCTGTGCCAGAACACCCGTCGCCTGTTTGACGTCTACCACTGGCTGGGCGATGCCCAATGCCAGGGTATGGCACCGCTGCTGCGCGAAATCGCCGCCACCGGCGAGCTGGTGCTCGACGAGTTCGAGAAGGTCGAAAGCATCCGCCAGCAATCTGCGCGCGCCATGGCCGAAGCAGAAACCCGGCAGCAGGCGTTGCTTTCCGGTCTGCTGATCGATAGCTGGGATGAGGTGCAGCACTTCGTCGACGCGCTCAATGGCATCAACGCCCAGCGCGGCCAACTGCTGACCATCCGCGATTATCGCTATATCGACGTGGCGCGCATCGACGCCATGGAAACCGAGCTGCTGACGGCCCAGGAGCAGGTCGCGGCCGCCACCTCGGGGTTTCTGGCCAGCAAGGCGGCGCTGGAGCCCTATGTGCTGCAGTTGGCTCAGCTCGACGCCCAGGCGCAGAAGGCCGAGAGCGTCAGCCAACTCAACGAACCGCTGGTGGCGTTGCAGGCCATGGCCGGCAACCTGGATATGTTGTCCAGCCTGATGGCCTCGCTGCCGATCGACGACGCGACCCAGCGCACCGCGATAGTCGAGTCGATTTCCGAGGTCTACGCCCGTCTTAACCAGGCCAAGGCCCGCGCCGAACAGCGGCGCAAGGGGCTGGGTTCGGCGGAGACGGTGGCGCAGTTCGGCGCCCAGTTCAAACTGTTCAGTCAGGGCATCACCAACGCCCTGGCCATGGCCCAGGACCCGGAACGTTGCGACGAACAGCTGTCGCGCCTGCTGGTGCAGCTGGAAGAGCTGGAGAGCCAGTTCGGAGATCAGGAACAGTTCCTCGGCGACATTCTGAGCAAGCGCGAGGAGCTGCTGGAAACCTTCGAGGCGCACAAACAGGCGCTGCTCGACGAGCGCCAGCGCAAGGCCCAGGGCCTGCTCGATGCCGCCCGGCGGATTCTGGAAAGCCTCGGCCGGCGGACCGCACGCCTGACTCAGCCGGACGAGCTGAACGCTTTCTTCGCCGCCGACCCGCTGATCCTCAAGCTGCGCGAGCTGGCCGAGCGCCTGCGCGAGCTGAAGGACAGCGTCAAGGCCGAGGATGTTGAGGCGCGCCTCAAGGCCGCCCGCGATCAGGCGGTGCGTAGCCTGCGCGACAAGAGCGAGCTGTTCGAGGAGGGCGGCAACGTCATCAAGCTCGGCCCGCGCCACCGCTTCAGCGTCAACACCCAGGAGCTGGATCTGACCCTGATGCCGCGCGGCGATCAGCTCTACCTGCACCTGACCGGCACCGAATTTCTCGAGCCGCTGCAAAATGCTGAGCTGGAAGCGCTGCGTGATTATTGGCAGGTGTCCCTGGAGTCTGAATCCGCCACGCTGTACCGCGCCGAATACCTGGCCGGCGAAGTGCTGGCAGCGGCCGATGCCGGGCGCGATGGCCTCAGCTTGGACCTGCTCAAGCAGCAGCTGGCCCAGCCGGACGCGCTGATCAAAAGCATCCGCGACTTTGCCGCGCCGCGCTACAAGGACGGCTACGAGAAGGGCATCCACGACCACGACGCGGCGCTGATCCTCACCCAGCTGTTGCCGCTACGCGACAGCGCCGGGCTGCTCAGCTACGGCGCCTTGCCGCGTGGTTTCGCCAGCTTTTTCTGGGGCCAGGCGCAGCGCCGCGACGATGCCAAGCAGTGGCCGCAACGCGCGCGCAGTGCCCGGCATATCCAGCAGTTGTTCGGTCAACGCGAGAGCCTGT encodes:
- a CDS encoding DNA repair ATPase, translating into MSDAPAVAQPQDVLDKAVAEGGAYEVLHKRLQEQGLRLRQTTEALNAQRLQEFGSSQMEVVGRVRIRTENNCTARDIVQVGENLLFGYNVFLGLKKETRVEDVFSLYRLSEQDEGYEAESVALADSFLGQSSFVNDFNELYTYYKNTRLLQLLVRDGKLLASFQIGERISDIRVFRWSISVDGKEVRYIDNRGERDIALPAPFDFEWQKTSREMVVNGRHPHMNILDTIFVETIGGDLTVKVENNTEDGLGIYREEVLDKTQSLDDAQIEYAKLGSLILLKVLPYREEQWRYLVFNNLTRKVERIDAIGLACVQLPEDHGIIFPGGYYLQNGESKAFEQPMAGMRFKRAVRSPNGEDVQYIFYHPEEGRSALFTYNMINRQLHNPIFGHGYARLEDGRMVIFAAEGSEPTRIHPMQIWQTPFCSDDFAARQPVRSGFFGRIGNAELVRGVSDLLGLSREIETPEVSVQRYTQLCQNTRRLFDVYHWLGDAQCQGMAPLLREIAATGELVLDEFEKVESIRQQSARAMAEAETRQQALLSGLLIDSWDEVQHFVDALNGINAQRGQLLTIRDYRYIDVARIDAMETELLTAQEQVAAATSGFLASKAALEPYVLQLAQLDAQAQKAESVSQLNEPLVALQAMAGNLDMLSSLMASLPIDDATQRTAIVESISEVYARLNQAKARAEQRRKGLGSAETVAQFGAQFKLFSQGITNALAMAQDPERCDEQLSRLLVQLEELESQFGDQEQFLGDILSKREELLETFEAHKQALLDERQRKAQGLLDAARRILESLGRRTARLTQPDELNAFFAADPLILKLRELAERLRELKDSVKAEDVEARLKAARDQAVRSLRDKSELFEEGGNVIKLGPRHRFSVNTQELDLTLMPRGDQLYLHLTGTEFLEPLQNAELEALRDYWQVSLESESATLYRAEYLAGEVLAAADAGRDGLSLDLLKQQLAQPDALIKSIRDFAAPRYKDGYEKGIHDHDAALILTQLLPLRDSAGLLSYGALPRGFASFFWGQAQRRDDAKQWPQRARSARHIQQLFGQRESLLQLQAEIAEAMAGYIAEQDMNLTQATLAEAAEYLVQELAAERIEFVFSKYARELLAGLQARLQTAHMWDVYQQTLTQLQDRPAAQWALVENWLRGLCAADEFAALSAYVPEAVALTLLAEDLPKRITEVDLRFTAKDLMGEHPRIGERQLVLAVDDFFARLRVHREQFLPGLQRYQALRQEVVAREREALRLNEFKPKPLSSFVRNKLINDVYLGVIGDNLAKQMGTAGENRRSDLSGLLMLISPPGYGKTTLMEYVAHRLGLIFMKINGPALGHEVRSLDPAQAPDATSRQELEKLNLALEMGNNVMLYLDDIQHTHPEFLQKFISLCDGTRRIEGVWKGRTRTYDMRGRKFCVIMSGNPYTESGDVFKIPDMLANRADIYNLGDTLGGMQEAFALSYIENGLTSNPVLAPLATRDMADVYRFVAKAEGKPCSSNELSHSYSAAEVNEIVTTLQRLMQVRDVVGRVNQQYIASAAQADQYRTEPPFKLQGSYRNMNKMAEKISSVMNDAEVLQLIADHYQGESQLLTTGAEENLLKLAELRGNMTDVQTERWAQIKRDFMRNKAMGGSDTDVGGRVVAQLNDLVEGVRGLAKLAPGEQAAAPTIPWAELLAGLDNLGKLRPQVEVVTPPQPAVQKVLESLADSLQNSFLPLIHAMDKKIDIDLRTHNRMQEISTQLRDLGEQLGHEQRLGDVDGEPT